One genomic segment of Ricinus communis isolate WT05 ecotype wild-type chromosome 5, ASM1957865v1, whole genome shotgun sequence includes these proteins:
- the LOC8266411 gene encoding protein WALLS ARE THIN 1 has protein sequence MAEPGSLTTKMMSLMPESSKLHVAMTIFQFGYAGNHVILRAALNMGISKLVFPVYRNLIALLLMAPFAYFMEKKDRPALNISFLMQFFLLGFVGIASNQIFYLLGLDNTSPTFASATENAVPAVTFILAALIRLEQVHLNRKDGLAKVLGTLTSFVGASVITLYKGPSIYKPNSSPNQSELLFSIGNANAKSWTLGCIASLGHCLCWSSWIVLQAIFLKNFPAPFSVYSFTCFFGSLQLLAVAAYVERDPQTWQVHSSVELFSLLYAGMVVSGIGFAIQIWVIQRGGPVFVSGYLPLQTMLVAVTASIALGEEFYLGGIIGAALIIAGLYLVVWGKSEESKLVISKAVTSSMFVNYPINSTGKSCLVQPLLTVSSE, from the exons ATGGCTGAACCTGGTTCACTAACTACGAAGATGATGTCTTTAATGCCTGAAAGCAGCAAGCTGCATGTAGCCATGacaatttttcaatttgggTATGCAGGAAATCATGTGATTTTGAGAGCTGCACTTAACATGGGCATAAGCAAGCTTGTTTTTCCTGTTTATAGGAATCTCATTGCACTGCTTCTGATGGCTCCCTTTGCTTATTTCATGGAGAA AAAAGACCGACCAGCACtgaatatttcttttcttatgcaGTTCTTCCTCCTTGGATTTGTTGG AATTGCatcaaatcaaatattttacttgTTAGGATTGGATAACACATCGCCTACGTTTGCTTCAGCTACAGAGAATGCTGTGCCTGCTGTAACATTTATCTTGGCTGCCTTAATCAG ATTAGAGCAAGTTCACTTGAATAGGAAAGATGGACTAGCTAAGGTACTTGGGACACTAACTTCCTTTGTTGGAGCTTCAGTCATAACCCTATACAAGGGACCATCCATTTACAAGCCAAATTCATCTCCAAACCAATCTGAGTTATTGTTTTCAATAGGAAATGCGAATGCAAAAAGTTGGACATTGGGTTGTATTGCTTCCCTTGGGCATTGCTTGTGTTGGTCCAGCTGGATTGTACTGCAAGCAATATTCTTGAAGAATTTCCCTGCTCCATTTTCAGTTTATTCATTTACTTGCTTCTTTGGCAGTCTGCAACTTTTGGCAGTTGCAGCCTATGTTGAGAGAGATCCCCAAACCTGGCAGGTTCACTCTAGTGTCGAACTCTTTAGCCTTCTTTATGCG GGAATGGTTGTTTCAGGGATTGGATTTGCAATACAGATATGGGTCATACAAAGGGGTGGTCCAGTTTTTGTTTCAGGCTACCTGCCTTTGCAGACTATGCTTGTAGCTGTAACGGCATCAATTGCTTTAGGCGAGGAGTTCTACTTGGGAGG CATTATTGGAGCTGCACTAATTATAGCCGGCCTCTATCTGGTGGTTTGGGGAAAAAGTGAAGAGAGCAAGCTTGTCATCTCAAAAGCTGTAACTTCCTCAATGTTTGTGAACTATCCAATAAACAGTACAGGCAAATCCTGTCTGGTGCAACCATTACTTACTGTATCCAGTGAATAG
- the LOC8266407 gene encoding general transcription factor IIE subunit 1, with translation MSIEPFKRLVKLAARAFYDDITKGENQPKTGRSDNRGIAVVVLDALTRRQWVREEDLAKDLKLHLKQLRRILRFFEEEKLVTRDHRKETAKGAKLFSVAVAATAEGQQSGKGDEKIKLHTHSYCCLDYAQIYDVVRYRLHRLRKKLKDELENKNTIQEYICPNCGRRYNALDALQLLCPDDEYFHCENCNGELVTESDKLAAQEGGDGDDNARRRQREKLKDLLQKMEVQLKPLMDQLNRVKDLPVPEFGNLQAWEARASAAARAANGNASSNDPSKSQGLGYSGTPMPFLGETKVEVAFSGVGGKEEDVKPETEGSGLKVLPPWMIKQGMNLTKEQRGEVVKQESKMDGSSAAPEFSDDKKAINNGDSATQYQDEYAKAYYAALFKRQQELEEAAKKQESSHTPISNGVTELSSNRQVGMKSKREEDEGEDEIEWEESTTGGNATESYKVNDLNVEAEASGDEEDDIDWEEG, from the exons ATGAGCATCGAACCATTCAAGCG ACTAGTGAAGCTTGCGGCTCGAGCTTTTTATGATGATATAACTAAAGGGGAAAATCAGCCCAAAACAGGAAGGAGTGATAACAGAGGGATTGCTGTGGTGGTGCTTGATGCTTTAACCAG ACGGCAATGGGTAAGAGAAGAAGATCTGGCAAAGGATTTGAAATTGCACTTAAAGCAACTCCGTAGGATCCTGCGGTTTTTTGAGGAAGAAAAACTAGTTACACGAGATCATAGGAAAGAG ACAGCTAAGGGAGCAAAGCTATTCAGCGTTGCCGTGGCTGCCACTGCTGAAGGTCAACAGTCTGGAAAGGGGGATGAAAAGATAAAGCTACATACTCACTCTTACTGTTGTCTGGATTATGCACAG ATATATGATGTTGTTAGGTACAGATTGCATCGGTTGCGGAAAAAGCTGAAGGATGAATTGGAAAACAAGAATACTATtcaagagtatatttgtcccAACTGTGGGCGAAG GTACAATGCTTTGGATGCTCTTCAATTGCTTTGTCCAGATGATGAATACTTTCACTGTGAAAATTGCAATGGAGAACTTGTGACGGAGAGTGACAAGTTAGCTGCTCAAGAAGGGGGAGATGGAGATGACAATGCAAGGAGGCGACAGCGTGAAAAATTAAAGGACTTGCTTCAGAAAATGGAG GTACAACTTAAGCCATTGATGGATCAACTTAACAGAGTGAAGGATTTGCCTGTTCCTGAATTTGGAAACCTTCAAGCATGGGAAGCTCGAGCAAGTGCTGCTGCACGTGCAGCAAATGGCAATGCTAGCTCCAATGATCCTTCTAAGTCGCAAGGGCTGGGTTATAGTGGAACACCAATGCCATTCCTTGGGGAGACAAAG GTTGAAGTTGCCTTTTCTGGTGTTGGAGGCAAGGAAGAGGATGTCAAACCAGAAACTGAAGGTTCAGGTTTGAAAGTTTTACCACCATGGATGATTAAGCAGGGAATGAACCTTACAAAAGAGCAACGTGGAGAGGTCGTCAAGCAGGAGAGTAAGATGGATGGCAGTTCAGCAGCACCAGAATTCTCAGATGACAAAAAGGCCATCAACAATGGTGATAGTGCTACGCAATATCAG GATGAGTATGCTAAAGCTTATTATGCTGCACTGTTCAAGAGACAACAAGAACTAGAAGAAGCTGCTAAGAAGCAAGAGTCATCACACACACCCATCTCTAATGGTGTTACTGAGTTGTCCTCTAATCGACAAGTGGGCATGAAATCCAAACGTGAGGAGGATGAAGGAGAAGATGAAATTGAATGGGAAGAGAGCACAACAGGAG GCAATGCGACTGAAAGCTACAAGGTCAATGACTTGAATGTTGAAGCAGAAGCTTCAGGAGATGAGGAGGATGATATAGATTGGGAAGAAGGCTGA
- the LOC8266409 gene encoding purple acid phosphatase 5, which produces MPAILVFLLFLNIAGSCYGGITSQYVRKVQASDDLPIESFPPPSEDNAPEQVHITQGDHIGRSVIISWVTPLDRFPNTVTYWAAEGKHKHKHKAHAVTTFYRYYNYTSGYIHHATIKRLQYDTKYFYELGSHKTARRFSFTTPPEVGPDVPYTFGIMGDLGQTSDSNITLEHYVSNPSAQTMLFVGDLSYADDHPFHDSVRWDTWGRFTEKSTAYPPWIWTAGNHEIDFAPEIDENTPFKPYLHRYHVPFKASQSTSPLWYSIKRASAYIIVLSSYSAYGKYTPQYNWLQQEFKKINRAETPWLIVLLHSPWYNSNSYHYMEGESMRVMFEPWFVENKVDLVFAGHVHSYERSERISNVRYNITNGLSAPLKDSSAPIYITIGDGGNIEGLADSFTEPQPSYSAFREASFGHAILEIKNRSHACYTWHRNQDDEAVAADFLWIYNRYWYPEEEQSSINRIV; this is translated from the exons ATGCCTGCAATACTAGTGTTTTTGCTGTTTCTAAACATTGCTGGGTCTTGCTATGGAGGGATCACTAGTCAGTACGTTAGAAAGGTTCAAGCTTCTGATGATTTGCCAATCGAGTCATTTCCTCCGCCTTCGGAGGATAATGCCCCCGAGCAG GTTCATATAACCCAAGGAGATCATATAGGACGAAGTGTTATAATTTCATGGGTTACACCACTCGACCGATTTCCAAATACTGTGACGTATTGGGCAGCAGAAGGCAAGCACAAGCACAAGCATAAGGCACATGCAGTGACCACATTCTACAGATACTATAATTACACCTCTGGATACATTCACCATGCCACCATTAAGCGATTACAG TACGACACTAAATATTTCTATGAGCTTGGAAGTCACAAAACAGCCCGCAGGTTTTCCTTTACTACACCTCCTGAAGTAGGACCAGATGTTCCATATACATTTGGAATTATGG GTGACTTGGGACAAACTTCTGACTCTAATATCACATTGGAGCATTATGTATCCAACCCAAGCGCACAAACTATGTTGTTTGTTGGCGATCTTTCTTATGCAGATGATCATCCATTCCATGACAGTGTAAGGTGGGATACATGGGGCCGATTTACAGAGAAGAGCACTGCATATCCGCCTTGGATTTGGACTGCCGGCAATCATGAAATTGATTTTGCTCCTGAAATT GATGAAAACACCCCATTCAAGCCATATTTGCATAGATACCACGTACCATTCAAGGCATCGCAAAGCACATCTCCCCTTTGGTATTCCATCAAGCGTGCATCTGCATACATTATTGTCCTTTCTTCCTACTCAGCATATG GTAAGTACACTCCACAATACAATTGGCTCCAACAAGAGTTCAAAAAGATTAACCGAGCAGAGACACCATGGCTGATTGTTCTTCTTCACTCGCCATGGTATAATAGCAACAGCTACCACTATATGGAAGGAGAAAGCATGAGAGTAATGTTCGAACCATGGTTTGTCGAAAACAAAGTCGATCTTGTCTTTGCTGGTCATGTTCATTCATATGAACGCTCG GAGCGAATATCAAATGTGAGATACAACATAACAAATGGATTAAGTGCACCACTTAAGGATTCTTCAGCACCAATTTACATAACTATTGGAGATGGTGGAAACATTGAAGGTCTTGCTGATAG CTTTACCGAACCACAACCAAGTTACTCCGCATTTCGAGAGGCGAGCTTCGGACATGCAATTCTTGAGATTAAGAATCGGAGTCATGCTTGTTATACTTGGCATCGCAACCAAGATGATGAAGCAGTTGCAGCTGATTTTCTTTGGATTTACAATAGATATTGGTATCCAGAAGAAGAGCAAAGTTCCATTAATAGGATTGTTTAG
- the LOC8266410 gene encoding protein RTE1-HOMOLOG: protein MMEENVDPERQMMFEENFQQSMQIDPKRARFPCCIVWTPLPVISWLIPFIGHIGICREDGVILDFAGPNFVCVDNFAFGAVSRFIQINKEKDCSAFSSADQYNMDITGRDTLTWDGALQKGTQEFQHHAYSLFTCNCHSYVANNLNRLSFHSGGWNVVNLAAFMFLKGRWVSTGSKVQSYLPFVMVCGIGLLLGGLTFLTFWAFFTLLLVGWFLLGTYCFKDLIQL, encoded by the exons ATGATGGAAGAAAATGTGGATCCCGAGCGCCAAATGATGTTCGAAGAAAATTTTCAGCAAAGCATGCAGATTGATCCTAAAAGAGCTCGGTTTCCCTGCTGCATCGTCTGGACCCCCCTCCCTGTGATATCTTGGCTAATTCCATTCATTGGTCATATTGGCATATGCAGAGAGGATGGAGTAATCCTCGACTTCGCAGGACCTAATTTTGTATGTGTTGACAATTTTGCATTTGGAGCTGTTAGTCGCTTCATCCagataaacaaagaaaag GATTGTTCTGCATTCAGCAGTGCAGATCAATATAATATGGACATAACTGGAAGAGACACATTGACATGGGATGGTGCATTACAAAAGGGCACGCAGGAGTTTCAACATCACGCATACAGCCTTTTCACTTGCAATTGCCACTCTTATGTTGCCAACAACTTAAACCGATTGAGTTTTCATTCTGGTGGGTGGAATGTGGTGAACCTTGCTGCTTTTATGTTCCTCAAAGGTCGTTGGGTTAGTACAGGATCCAAGGTGCAATCGTACTTGCCCTTTGTAATGGTATGTGGCATTGGACTGCTGCTCGGTGGCCTGACCTTTCTGACCTTTTGGGCCTTCTTTACATTACTTCTCGTTGGTTGGTTTCTTCTTGGTACCTATTGTTTCAAGGATTTAATTCAGTTGTAG